In the Flavobacteriales bacterium genome, AGCTCATAATTTATATATGAGTCTGTATATTTCAATTGTTCTAAAATTATTGGTTTTAAGTTTGCCGGACCAAATATCTTAACAATGGATGTTTTTCCAAACAAATGCATTGTTAGAAGTAATCCCATAAGGCCCAAGTAATGGTCGCCATGAAGATGGGATATGAAAATATGATGAATTTTTTGAAATCTAATTCGATATCTACGAAGTTGCATTTGCGTGCCCTCTCCACAATCTATAAGAAAGAGACTACCTGAAACCTCAACTACTTGAGAACTTTGATTTCTTCTTGAAGTAGGTGTAGCTGAACTACAACCTAATATTGTCACAGAAAATGACATGAATCATTAAATACTATTCTTCTTCTACCTTTCTTTCTACCTCTTCCATAAATAGAAGATCTTCAGCTTCATTTACAGTTGGAACAATACTTAAAACCGATTCTAATTGAGAAATTGCAATAAGCTTTTCAACCGAAGGATTTAATCCAGCTAAAACGAAAGAGCCGCCTGCCTCTTTACATAATCTATTTCCAATTAAAATTGCACTCAACCCAGAAGAGTCACAATACATAACTTTAGTTAAATCAAGTACTAGACTTCCAACACCATCTGCGTTTAAAACTACAAACTCCGATTTTAATTCTGGTGAAATTAACGCTGTTAATTTATCTGCCTCTACACTTATCAATGTGTACCTCTCTTTTTTATCTACTGAATAATTCATACGTTGAGTTTGTTATTAAACAAATATAGAAAAATTGTAATGCAGTCAACAATTTGATATGAAATATATTAGGTGTTATTTAAATTTCTTGTGCCAGCAAATAAAGGATTGCCATTCGAACTGCAACACCATTCTCCACTTGATCGAGAATGACAGCCTGCTTAGAATCAGCTACATCGCTTGTAATCTCTACTCCCCTATTTATTGGCCCAGGATGCAATACAATAATCTCTTTATCCAAGCTATTCAAAATCTCCTTATTCAATCCATATTGCATCACGTATTCTCTGGTAGAAGGAAAATATTTAATATCCTGTCTTTCTAATTGAATTCGAAGCGTATTTACAATATCACACCAATTTAACGCCTTTCTTAAGTCCAGTTCCACCTTCACCCCTAAAGACTCAATATGCCTTGGTATTAGAGTAGCCGGACCACAAACCATCACTTCTGCTCCTAGCTTCTTTAAACAAAGTATATTAGAAATAGCTACACGAGAGTGCAGTATATCTCCAAGTATCAAGATTTTCTTTCCCCTCACCTCTCCACACGTTTCCATAATAGTGTATGCGTCTAATAATGCCTGTGTTGGGTGCTCATGAGTTCCATCTCCTGCGTTAATAATCTTGGCATCAATATTCTTCGATAGATATATTGCAGCACCAGGGTTAGGATGTCGAATCACAACCATATTAACCTTCATGGCCAAAATATTCTTTACAGTATCCACAAGGGTTTCACCTTTGTTTACCGAAGAAGATCCTGATGAAAAATTAACAATATCAGCACTCAGTCTTTTCTCTGCCAACTCAAACGATAATTTTGTTCTCGTTGAATTTTCGAAGAACAAATTGGCAATCGTCATGTCCCTTAAAGAAGGCACCTTTTTTATCGGCCGATTAATTACCTTTTTAAAATTGCTTGCTGTTTCAAAAATCAGATTAATATCCTGTTCCGAAATCTGCTTAATTCCTAATAAATGATCTGTCGATAAACTACTCATCTGATTCAGGTGTAAATAACACAACTTTAGTTTCCTTCTCTAAACCTTTCCATGCAACTTCAACTTTTTCCATTCGTATTGAGTCAACATGCTTACCCACATACATAGGTTCGATTGGCAACTGCCTCTTAAACCTTCTATCGATCAGCACAAGCAGCTCTACAGCGGAAGGACGTCCGAATGCCATCAAGGCGTCCAAGCCAGACCGTATCGTTCGTCCAGTAAATAAAACATCATCAATCAGAACAACCCTTTTATCCTCAATTACAAAATCAATCTCCGTAGTACCTGCAGAGATCGGGTTTTTTCTTCTTCTAAAATCATCCCGATAAAAAGTCACATCCAAATAACCGAACTCAATCTTTGTATTCAGAATTCTTTGCAATTGCTCATGAACTTTTTCAGCTAAATATACACCTCGGGGTTGCAAGCCAATTATTACAGATTCCTTAAAGTCCCCATGATTTTCAATTAACTGTTGACATAACCTATCGATGGTTAGGGCAACCTGTTTATTGTTTAATATGGTTCTTCTATTCTTTTGCAATCTGTATCTATTATTTACATTCCATAATTAATAGGTCAAAAAAAAGTCCCGATAACGGGACTTTTTTAAAACAATAATTAAGCATCAGCGTCTTTTTCGCCTCGCTCGGCTTTTTCAAGTCCTTCTTTCAAACTCGATAAAGCTTCCAAGTCTCCTAGAGTTGTTTTCTCTAGTCCTTTTCTTAAATCTTGAAAATCTTTCGAAGAAGATTTCCCTTTCACCTTACCTTTAGAATCAGATCTCGGAGTAGAGCCTTTGGCTTTCACATCTTCTACATCATCAGAGTAAGATCTACTATGCGAAGCTATAATCTTCTTAGAGTCTTTAGAGAACTCTAGAATTCTAACTGCAATAGACTCTCCAAGTTTAACAACTGATCCGTCTTCTTTAAGTAAGTGTTTCGTAGGAATAAATGCTTCAACATCTTCTTGTAGTAACATTCTAGCTCCTTTTTCAAGAACCTCAACAACTTTACCTGTGTGAATGCTTCCTTCTTTGAAGATATCTTCATAAGCATCCCAAGGATTAGTTTCCAATTGTTTATGCCCTAAACTCAATCTTCTGTTTTCAGAATCAACTTCAAGTACTTTAACTTTCAATTGCTCACCAACAGCGATGAATTCAGATGGATGCTTGATTTTCTTAGTCCAAGATAAGTCAGAGATATGAACTAACCCATCAATTCCTTCTTCCAATTCAACAAAGATTCCAAAATTCGTAAAGTTTCTAACTGTTACTGTGTGCTCTGAATCGATTGTATATTTCTTTTCGATTTCTTTCCATGGATCTGGAGCCAATTGCTTAGTTCCTAAAGACATTTTTCTTTCGTCTCTATCAAGAGTCAAAACTTGAGCATCTACGATATCTCCTATTTTAAAGAAGTCTTTTGCTGCACTTAAGTGATGTGACCAAGACATTTCAGAGACGTGGATCAATCCTTCAACACCAGGAGCAACTTCTAAGAAAGCACCGTAATCAGCAAGTACAACTACTTTACCTTTAACCGTATCTCCAACTTTGATTTTCGTATCAAGAGCATCCCAAGGATGAGCAGAAAGTTGCTTCATTCCCAATGCAATTCTTTTCTTCTTATCATCAAAATCAAGAATTACAACATTTACTTTTTGATCTAGTTCAACAAGCTCTTCTGGGTGATTAACACGTCCCCAAGAAAGATCTGTAATGTGAACCAAACCGTCAACACCACCTAAATCGATAAAGACACCATATGAAGTAATGTTCTTAACTGTTCCTTCTAACACCTGACCTTTTTCAAGGTTAGACATTATTACAAGTTTTTGTTTCTCTAACTCAGCTTGAATAAGCGCTTTGTGCGAAACAACAATATTTCTATACTCTTGGTTGATTTTAACAACTTTAAATTCCATGTCTCTTCCAACATAGTCATCGTAATCTCTAATTGGTTTAACATCAATTTGTGATCCTGGTAAGAAAGACTCGATACCGAATGCATCAACGATAAGTCCACCTTTTGTTCTACACTTAACATGTCCAGTGATTATCTCACCTGTTTCTAATACTTCGTTAAGTTTTCTCCAAGCTTTTAATGTTCTAGCTTTTTTGTGCGATAAGATTAACTGACCCAGTTTATCTTCTCTGTTTTCGATGTACACTTCAACAATGTCACCTGCTTTTAATTCCGGATTATATCTGAACTCAGTAAGAGGAATAATTCCATCCGACTTGTATCCTATATTTATTACAACTTCTTTATTTGTAATAAGAACGATTTTACCGTCTAGTATTTCTTTTTCTTCGATTGAAGTTAAACTCCCCTCGTACTCTTCTTCTAATGCAGCTCTTTCTTCAGTAGTATATGCTTCTAATTCTACTACATCTTTTCCAACCATATCCCAATTGAAGTTTTTCAATTGATCTTCTAGGCTTTCTACAGAACTTGCAACTTTCTCAGCTGACACTGCCGCTTTCACTTCTTCAACTGTTGTAGTTTCTGCTTGAAACTCAGCGTTTTCTTCTTTTTCTTTACCTGACATGTTATTTCTTTATTTCTCGGTACCTCCGAACTATTAATCCGTTGTTAATAATCTAGGCCAGTCTTTCCAACCCAAATAGCGTGCAAACTTACCACTTTTATCTATACAAACAACATGATATAGCACCTGAAAACACTGAATAATCGTACTGCAAAAATAACTAACTTTACATCTTCAATTTTAACTATCAAGAAGCCTTGAAAAAATTCAACATTCCTAACTTTTACAAAAGCTCATTTATTACAGAGCTTAAGGAATTACGAAAAGAATTAGACCCAAGAAAAAAAGACTTCTCCCCTTCTCTACTCGATTTTGGACCGGTCCGATTTTTAATTGCAAGACACTTTGGGTTTTGCTATGGTGTAGAGAACGCAATTGAAATTTCATATAGAGCAATTGAAGAGAACCCTACTAAGAAGATCTACTTGTTAAGTCAGATGATTCACAACCCCGAGGTAAATGCAGACCTCGTAAGTAGAGGCATTACTTTCATACAAGATACGTCGGGGAACCAAATCACACCTTGGGAACAAATAGAAAAAGACAACATCGTAATTATTCCAGCTTTTGGCACAACGCTCGATACAGAAGAAAAACTAGCGAATATTGGCCTAGAAGTATACAAGTACGATACTACTTGCCCTTTTGTAGAACGTGTTTGGAAAAAGTCTCAAAAACTCGGAACAGATAATTACACAATTATCATTCATGGCAAACATAATCACGAAGAAACCAAAGCCACTTTTTCAAGAAGCAGGTTAAATGCACCATCCTTAATAGTAAAAGATTTACAAGAGGCGATGTTGCTTGCAGATATTATCTTAGGTGATGTACCGGAAGAAGATTTTTACACAGCATTTGAGGGGAGACACACAGAAGGTTTTGACGTCTCTAAGAACCTTCAAAAGGTTGGCGTAATTAATCAGACTACGATGCTAGCACAGGAAACGCAAAACATTGCCAACACATTGAAAGATGCCTTAAACAAAAAGCATGGCCAGAATGAAGATAAGAGTCACTTTGCTGACACTCGAGACACTTTATGTTATGCAACAAACGACAATCAAGAGGCAACATATTCTCTATTAGAGAAACATGCTGATATGGCAATAGTTGTAGGTGGCTACAATAGCTCTAATACATCCCACCTAGTAGAACTTTGCGAAAATAAATTACCCACCTATTTTATTTCTTCAGAAAGCGAAATTGAAAGCAACGACACTTTAAATCATTTTGAT is a window encoding:
- the rpsA gene encoding 30S ribosomal protein S1 — its product is MSGKEKEENAEFQAETTTVEEVKAAVSAEKVASSVESLEDQLKNFNWDMVGKDVVELEAYTTEERAALEEEYEGSLTSIEEKEILDGKIVLITNKEVVINIGYKSDGIIPLTEFRYNPELKAGDIVEVYIENREDKLGQLILSHKKARTLKAWRKLNEVLETGEIITGHVKCRTKGGLIVDAFGIESFLPGSQIDVKPIRDYDDYVGRDMEFKVVKINQEYRNIVVSHKALIQAELEKQKLVIMSNLEKGQVLEGTVKNITSYGVFIDLGGVDGLVHITDLSWGRVNHPEELVELDQKVNVVILDFDDKKKRIALGMKQLSAHPWDALDTKIKVGDTVKGKVVVLADYGAFLEVAPGVEGLIHVSEMSWSHHLSAAKDFFKIGDIVDAQVLTLDRDERKMSLGTKQLAPDPWKEIEKKYTIDSEHTVTVRNFTNFGIFVELEEGIDGLVHISDLSWTKKIKHPSEFIAVGEQLKVKVLEVDSENRRLSLGHKQLETNPWDAYEDIFKEGSIHTGKVVEVLEKGARMLLQEDVEAFIPTKHLLKEDGSVVKLGESIAVRILEFSKDSKKIIASHSRSYSDDVEDVKAKGSTPRSDSKGKVKGKSSSKDFQDLRKGLEKTTLGDLEALSSLKEGLEKAERGEKDADA
- a CDS encoding aspartate carbamoyltransferase catalytic subunit, which encodes MSSLSTDHLLGIKQISEQDINLIFETASNFKKVINRPIKKVPSLRDMTIANLFFENSTRTKLSFELAEKRLSADIVNFSSGSSSVNKGETLVDTVKNILAMKVNMVVIRHPNPGAAIYLSKNIDAKIINAGDGTHEHPTQALLDAYTIMETCGEVRGKKILILGDILHSRVAISNILCLKKLGAEVMVCGPATLIPRHIESLGVKVELDLRKALNWCDIVNTLRIQLERQDIKYFPSTREYVMQYGLNKEILNSLDKEIIVLHPGPINRGVEITSDVADSKQAVILDQVENGVAVRMAILYLLAQEI
- a CDS encoding STAS domain-containing protein, with product MNYSVDKKERYTLISVEADKLTALISPELKSEFVVLNADGVGSLVLDLTKVMYCDSSGLSAILIGNRLCKEAGGSFVLAGLNPSVEKLIAISQLESVLSIVPTVNEAEDLLFMEEVERKVEEE
- a CDS encoding 4-hydroxy-3-methylbut-2-enyl diphosphate reductase; translated protein: MKKFNIPNFYKSSFITELKELRKELDPRKKDFSPSLLDFGPVRFLIARHFGFCYGVENAIEISYRAIEENPTKKIYLLSQMIHNPEVNADLVSRGITFIQDTSGNQITPWEQIEKDNIVIIPAFGTTLDTEEKLANIGLEVYKYDTTCPFVERVWKKSQKLGTDNYTIIIHGKHNHEETKATFSRSRLNAPSLIVKDLQEAMLLADIILGDVPEEDFYTAFEGRHTEGFDVSKNLQKVGVINQTTMLAQETQNIANTLKDALNKKHGQNEDKSHFADTRDTLCYATNDNQEATYSLLEKHADMAIVVGGYNSSNTSHLVELCENKLPTYFISSESEIESNDTLNHFDWRNEVKVQTKDYLPTKSPLTIILTSGASCPDATIERVLLKVLSFFNDSKSLDDVMKTIRQQLPS
- the pyrR gene encoding bifunctional pyr operon transcriptional regulator/uracil phosphoribosyltransferase PyrR, encoding MQKNRRTILNNKQVALTIDRLCQQLIENHGDFKESVIIGLQPRGVYLAEKVHEQLQRILNTKIEFGYLDVTFYRDDFRRRKNPISAGTTEIDFVIEDKRVVLIDDVLFTGRTIRSGLDALMAFGRPSAVELLVLIDRRFKRQLPIEPMYVGKHVDSIRMEKVEVAWKGLEKETKVVLFTPESDE